DNA from Magnolia sinica isolate HGM2019 chromosome 19, MsV1, whole genome shotgun sequence:
aagtgaaaacaaaaatatcagctagatccaaaacttttgtggcccccaaaatgttttcaacgatatgcgtttaatccccactatttcctatcgtgtggtccacttgagatttagatttgcctcattttttgactcatcccttaaaatgaactggaaaatggatgaacggtgtggataaaacatacatcgtggtggggtccatagagctttgACTTGGCTAGATGGCTAGTGTTGAGGTCACTAGCTAGACTACGTCTGAATTACAAAGCCCACGtggtatgtgttttacatccaacCTATCGAACCGATGCATGCCACCATGATTATCGGATGAATTAAATATATGATtgatccaatcataaggtggaccaaaccataaaagataatatATACCACTCAAAGacatccaaattcaagtgtgGCCTATCCGATTGTTCAATCGGCTAGATTTTTGGTTTGTATGATCAACAATGGTGGGGTACCTACATCGGATGATTTGAATGTCATACATATACCATGTTTACCCAGAGAATAGCAATAGAGCTGTAAatgagttgaaccaagtcgagcttggcccagcttGGCTCAGCCAGCAGGCTACCccaacttgaacttggcttggctcaatCTTTGACCTGGACTGGGTAGCTCGACTCAACTGGGTCAATAGCTCGGGCAGTTCGAGGCAAGTTCAAGCCGAGCTTAACTCAATTTTTCGAGCCAAGTTCTAGTTCGAGTGCGCGAGCTGAGTTCCAGTttagattttataatttttaatatatataatatatattatatattataatataaataatatataatttatttaaatatataaatatatacaaaatatttatactaagtaAACCTAACTAAGGCGAATCGATTCCAACTGAGTCAAGTtccaagccgagttgagtcgatTTTGGTCTAGCTTAGGATCCACTCGAAATTTTTTTGACCTCTAAatatcaactcaactcggcttgaactcagtttcgagctgaaTCAAGTCAAACGAGTTAACCATACTAACTGAGTTCGTCTACAGCTCTAAATAGCaatggcattttggtaattttactcgtctgatattttgaaaatatcacgaTAGCATCTGTCATGATATTATCTCGATATTTTCAAACTCTCGGGGATATTTCTCATGCCGGTGGGCCACCATTATAAAAAGGAATGGGCTCAATGTGGATTTAAAAGGATTTCTGGAGACTTAATTTTTAGACCGTTTGGACAACAAAAAtttcaagagatttggattttaaGAGAATTAGAAATTTAGAATGATTCAAAAGAACCTTTTTCGCATTCCTTTTCAAAAAGTTGATTTGCAAAATCCACGCATTTTGGATTGCAATGTATTTAAAATCTATGCTGCCAAACGAGCCCGTAAAATCAGGTTTCATATTTCAATTATCTAAGTTGCTTAAATGATGGGACATACCATCGGTGGCCCGACCTTGTGCAGATAGGGCCCAGCCCAGCTTTGGGCCTTTTCATCTGGGCCAGGGATTAGAAGTCAAAAATAGAAGTACAGGATTGACGGTCTATATTCAGTGAAGGCGGGTGGCCAACATGAAGATTGGAACATCTTGATTTGTGGGCCAGCACATTTTCACTATGGCTCTCACctgatcaatggtccagatcttgTAATCGTGGCAACTAGACTTGAACCATATAGCCAATTAAGCGCACGTGTGAGATATCCAACTttccactaggtgggccacaccgattagGTCTTCTAATTAGAACTCAGGGTGCTTCAATCCTTAGGTGGGCTAGAAGACAAACGGACGGCTGAAACACTCGTTTTCTAGCCACCCATGTGTTCGGTGCTATTGCTACTGCCTAAGGAGGGAAACGGCCTGATTTTTTTAGGTATATACAGTACGCCCCACGTGATTTAAAGCTAGgatatcacacacgtgtgccatgttgATACGTGTGCTTTAACGGCAGATGGGCAGAGAAAAGGAGAGATGGTATAGTGGAGCATTGTGTTAtccttaggtgtggtccactggagcttcggatatttttggattttggggtcatgctctaaaatgatagtgaaaaacggatggacagcgtggataaaatacatacatcactgtgggccccacagagtccttaTACCACGTAGCTACGTGGTATTGGGTTCACCACGCAAGCCGCGTCAACGTGGACGTGGAACGTTCTCTACTTTTCACAACCGCATACATTGTCCtgactcacgagtttagttaaGCCCACACGTGCCAAAATGTGGGACATCCGACCCGTgcatcgggtgggccccaccgtgtgtATGATCCGTCCCTTAATATTAGATTGCTAAATGACCAGGCGGGCTGACCATGTAGTGAGCGCGGGATACCTTACGAATCTTCgtagaccgtccatttgttttcatGCAGGCATGACGAGACGTATGAGCTCACCGTCCAGATTTTTGAGCCAGTCCATCTAAAtaaagaggcccatgtgatacatgGCTGAGATATCCCGTCCACATGCCGCGTGTGGATATCCGTACGAGACTCACCAAAGTTTCCTTGTCACGACGTaatgaaaattaaatatagaGGGTGAGATGTTTAATAGGAAGAAATCCAATACCCGTCCGGTGCATGGAATTTCCATGCTCCCATGTCATGGACTTTACAAATGCTACATGATCTAATCATCCGAACCATTAATCCTGTGGGGTCTACAATAGATGACCCAAAAAAATCCTTTGATCGGACTATTCTAAGCATCTTATAGAAGAACATGAATGTAACCCATCGCTAATGTTTGTCCTCTGGCCGAAAACTAGGACGACATCAAATTAAATGCTAGGATCATCCAAAAATATGTGATTCATATATGTGTCCCATCTAAAGTTAGACTCACTGAATGAACGGTTATGATTTCACTTGTACGTGCCACATGTGCAACAATGACATGGAGCGCCATGCATCCACAGAAAGATGGGTGTGAAGAGATAACCAATGGTTAGATGCAACATCGTATAAAAAAATCTctccatgggacccacattcTACATCTCTACATCCATTGGAATCTTATTTACCCTTTACTTGATGTGTCTACACCACCCAAATCCCAATCACAATCTATCATCTCATTGGTCCAAACACCTTTAAAAATCACTCACCCGATCAACACCAACCTCACACACCCTCTTCTCAAAATGTGCTAACCAGGAACACGTGTACATGATCTCATCCGTTCATCAGGCAATCCAAAGACTAAGATATCATATCTATAAAAAAAATGCTTTAATAtgaaaaatgggccacaccaatacaaaataaatgaacagttaaTTAAATGGTAAAAATGATGATAAAATATGGGCCTCTTCCAAAGCCTATTTTGTCAACTTTTAAATGGGGGGAGTATAGACGGTGAGAAAATCtcgatgaacggatcagatcttaCACACACATGATCTATTTCCATATGTGCAGCGAGAGTGTAATTTAGAAACATGCACCAACGAATGAAATGAGTATTTATCATGGAATTTTCCATGACGTGAATCAGGCCACAATCTCCAGCCTAACAACCAACATGACACGTACCTATGTCCGGCACCATACAAATGAACAGTCCTATGATGACACGTGTCCATAAAAGACCCACCCATTTCCTGTCCTTGGATTCGTTCTCACACATTAGAAATTCATGTGGTCTGtgacggatccaaaactcagctaacataagaggagaagagaagaggaagagaagaaaagaaaagaatcccAATACCCATTTCTCATTCAATTCAGAAGAGGCCCATCAACATGATCAAACGGCAGCGCATCAACGACAGCCAATGGATACCGTCAATTCCCATCGACCCCACAAAGACCCATGAAACGGACGGTGATGATCGCATCAAGTCACCACCACAATCCCCACCCGTAATGGCTCCATCTCCAGGCCCGGACAGCGGCTGCATGGAAACTGCTAAAGAGAGCGCTGATATGGATACGACCGTACTTGAAGGAAGTGGCCGTGAGAAGCTACAGAGACATCGAACTGATGTAGCAGGCCAGGTCTGGATACCA
Protein-coding regions in this window:
- the LOC131234362 gene encoding LOW QUALITY PROTEIN: protein BIC1 (The sequence of the model RefSeq protein was modified relative to this genomic sequence to represent the inferred CDS: inserted 2 bases in 1 codon); translated protein: MIKRQRINDSQWIPSIPIDPTKTHETDGDDRIKSPPQSPPVMAPSPGPDSGCMETAKESADMDTTVLEGSGREKLQRHRTDVAGQVWIPEIWGQEELLKDWIDCTAFDNSLVPNGIMSAREALVEECRRAXRIENRC